In Kordiimonas pumila, a single genomic region encodes these proteins:
- the folA gene encoding type 3 dihydrofolate reductase — MTLSIIVAMAKNRVIGAGNSLPWHLPADLKYFKQTTLGKSIIMGRKTFDSIGRPLLGRQNIVITRNQEWHHDGVTVVGSLVDAIKASNMAAEVMITGGAQIYREAMAVVDKLYITEVDIEVDGDATFPDFNRDEWQEVSRDKHKAEADKPGYSFVVYTRL; from the coding sequence ATGACCCTATCCATTATTGTAGCAATGGCAAAAAATAGGGTTATAGGGGCAGGTAATAGCTTGCCTTGGCATCTGCCCGCGGATCTCAAATATTTTAAACAAACAACACTGGGCAAATCTATAATAATGGGCCGAAAAACATTCGATTCGATCGGTCGGCCTTTACTAGGGCGTCAGAATATTGTGATTACTCGAAATCAGGAATGGCACCATGATGGTGTAACTGTGGTCGGGTCACTTGTAGATGCCATTAAAGCTAGCAATATGGCTGCAGAAGTTATGATCACGGGTGGTGCCCAAATATATAGAGAAGCCATGGCTGTTGTCGATAAGCTTTATATCACGGAAGTAGATATTGAAGTTGATGGCGATGCCACTTTTCCTGACTTTAACCGCGATGAATGGCAGGAAGTTAGCCGTGACAAGCACAAGGCCGAAGCGGACAAGCCGGGGTATAGTTTTGTCGTTTATACTCGCTTATAG
- a CDS encoding Mrp/NBP35 family ATP-binding protein has product MPEIQKKSILDVLKTIIPTSQATNIVDSGIVSAVIIDSSQVGIVLDFGDTPPNDAPALRALAEEKAKTVPGVTAVNVVMSAIKKAPTVTPATKAPPTPTQIPGVKHVIAVASGKGGVGKSTTSINLALALQKYGLKVGLLDADIFGPSVPMLTGLTARPEIKDKVIQPLIAFDMKVMSIGFLIDVDQPVVWRGPRVMGATQQLLKDVAWGPLDVLVVDMPPGTGDVQLSMVQQAVLSGAIIVSTPQDLALIDARKGISMFQKVGTPILGIIENMSTYICPNCGTESHIFGHGGAQEVARTIGCPFLGAVPLHISLRETGDKGTPVTVSDKESPISQSYYKIAEKIAGTLGL; this is encoded by the coding sequence ATGCCTGAAATCCAAAAAAAGTCTATTTTAGATGTTTTAAAAACCATTATTCCAACATCACAAGCAACCAACATTGTTGATTCAGGTATTGTTAGTGCCGTAATTATTGACAGCAGTCAGGTAGGTATTGTTCTGGACTTTGGCGACACACCGCCAAACGATGCACCAGCTTTGCGCGCCCTTGCAGAAGAAAAAGCAAAAACAGTTCCCGGTGTAACTGCTGTAAATGTGGTTATGTCCGCTATCAAGAAAGCCCCAACAGTCACCCCTGCCACCAAAGCCCCTCCTACTCCCACCCAAATCCCGGGAGTAAAACATGTTATTGCCGTTGCAAGTGGCAAAGGCGGGGTAGGCAAATCAACGACCAGTATTAACCTAGCACTTGCGCTCCAAAAATACGGGCTAAAGGTTGGTTTACTGGACGCTGATATATTTGGCCCATCAGTGCCCATGCTCACAGGCCTTACTGCACGTCCTGAAATTAAAGATAAAGTTATTCAGCCCCTAATAGCTTTCGACATGAAGGTTATGTCGATCGGGTTTTTAATTGATGTTGACCAGCCTGTTGTTTGGCGCGGCCCCCGTGTAATGGGCGCGACACAGCAACTTCTTAAAGACGTAGCATGGGGTCCGCTCGACGTACTTGTCGTGGACATGCCACCTGGTACGGGTGACGTACAACTTTCCATGGTGCAACAGGCCGTACTCTCTGGCGCAATCATTGTTTCAACACCGCAGGACCTTGCCCTGATCGATGCCAGAAAAGGAATTTCCATGTTCCAGAAAGTTGGCACCCCTATTCTTGGCATTATTGAAAACATGAGCACCTACATTTGCCCAAATTGCGGTACTGAAAGCCATATTTTTGGCCACGGCGGCGCACAGGAAGTGGCCCGCACAATTGGTTGCCCATTCCTCGGTGCAGTGCCACTTCACATAAGCCTTCGGGAAACCGGCGACAAAGGCACACCAGTCACCGTGTCAGATAAAGAAAGCCCTATCAGCCAGAGTTATTATAAAATAGCCGAAAAAATTGCAGGGACCCTCGGTCTATAA
- the hflK gene encoding FtsH protease activity modulator HflK produces MPWQNQGGDRPNPWGNGPRRGGSSGGGEPPQLDEFIRKSQEQIKKAMPGGGGSIGLILLVIIAIWLISGIYRVEPNEQGVVLQFGKRTELTSPGLHWHLPYPIETVAVRGVTDEKTISIGGKGSRTREESLMLTQDENIVDVRFNVVWRIKDLGNYLFQLQDPDGTIKSVAESVVRELIGQNGITPIITTARGEIEEQALLRIQETLDEYHAGITALRVQIIESEAPVEVKDAFLDVQRAEADQQRSRNEAARYANEVIPKAQGESEKLVQQAEAYRAQTVARAEGEAARFLSVYNEYIQAKDVTRKRLYLETMEEILTGMDKIILGSENGSGVVPYLSLDELKKKKAGGQK; encoded by the coding sequence ATGCCTTGGCAAAATCAGGGGGGTGATAGGCCTAACCCTTGGGGGAATGGCCCCCGACGTGGTGGATCATCTGGTGGGGGCGAGCCACCGCAATTAGATGAGTTTATTAGGAAAAGTCAGGAACAAATTAAAAAAGCCATGCCCGGTGGCGGTGGTAGTATTGGTTTGATTCTGCTTGTAATTATTGCGATCTGGTTGATCAGCGGAATCTATAGGGTGGAACCAAATGAACAGGGCGTTGTTCTACAGTTTGGTAAACGAACAGAGCTGACTAGCCCCGGCCTACACTGGCATTTGCCATATCCAATTGAAACAGTTGCGGTACGCGGCGTGACGGATGAAAAAACCATATCAATTGGTGGTAAAGGGTCTCGTACGCGTGAAGAAAGCCTGATGTTAACTCAGGATGAAAACATCGTTGATGTTCGTTTTAACGTAGTTTGGCGTATTAAAGATCTTGGCAATTACTTATTTCAGTTGCAAGACCCTGATGGCACTATCAAGTCTGTTGCTGAAAGCGTTGTACGAGAACTTATTGGTCAAAATGGTATCACGCCTATCATTACAACGGCTCGTGGTGAAATCGAAGAGCAAGCATTGCTGCGTATTCAGGAAACACTGGACGAATATCATGCCGGTATAACCGCTTTACGGGTACAGATTATTGAATCTGAAGCACCTGTCGAAGTGAAAGATGCCTTTCTGGATGTACAACGTGCGGAGGCTGACCAGCAACGCTCACGTAACGAAGCAGCAAGATATGCCAACGAAGTTATTCCGAAAGCACAAGGCGAGTCTGAAAAGCTGGTTCAACAGGCAGAGGCTTATCGCGCACAAACTGTCGCTCGTGCTGAGGGTGAGGCAGCAAGGTTCCTTTCTGTTTATAATGAATATATTCAGGCAAAAGATGTAACTCGCAAACGTTTGTATCTTGAAACAATGGAAGAAATTTTGACTGGTATGGATAAGATAATTCTGGGCAGTGAAAATGGTTCTGGTGTTGTGCCGTATTTGTCTCTTGATGAACTTAAAAAGAAAAAAGCAGGGGGGCAAAAATAA
- the hflC gene encoding protease modulator HflC, with protein MSGKLIGALVALVVAGFIAYNSLFIVSEWEQAIVVQFGEPKRTVVEPGLHVKTPLVEQVIYLEKRILSLDLRPQEVLASDKRRIVVDSFARYRIVDPLKRYQAAANDVIANDLLEKVMDTTVRNVLAKVPMQNIVSGERSALMHEISAITNQRAASFGLEVIDVRLKRVDLPPQNSQSIFQRMETERQQEAAEKRAEGNRDAVKIKADADRQVAVLVAEAEKKSQVIRGEADGRAVKIFADAFGKDEDFFEFYRTMQAYKKALGQEDTSIILSPDSDFLKLFVNSGKKK; from the coding sequence ATGAGCGGGAAACTTATAGGAGCCCTTGTTGCTCTGGTTGTTGCAGGCTTTATAGCCTATAATAGCCTCTTTATTGTTAGCGAGTGGGAACAGGCAATTGTCGTGCAGTTTGGCGAGCCAAAACGTACCGTTGTTGAACCTGGTTTACATGTTAAAACACCTCTCGTTGAACAGGTTATTTATCTTGAAAAACGCATCCTTAGCCTTGACCTTCGGCCGCAGGAAGTACTTGCAAGTGATAAACGCCGCATTGTTGTGGACAGTTTTGCGCGCTACCGTATCGTTGACCCTTTGAAACGGTATCAGGCAGCAGCAAATGACGTAATTGCCAACGACTTGCTAGAAAAGGTAATGGATACAACAGTACGGAACGTGCTTGCTAAAGTACCCATGCAGAATATTGTGTCTGGTGAGCGTTCAGCGCTTATGCATGAAATAAGCGCAATCACAAACCAGCGTGCGGCCTCTTTTGGCCTTGAGGTTATTGACGTACGACTAAAGCGCGTTGACCTGCCGCCACAGAACAGCCAGTCTATTTTCCAACGTATGGAAACTGAACGTCAGCAGGAAGCCGCTGAAAAACGTGCTGAAGGTAACCGTGATGCTGTGAAGATAAAGGCTGATGCAGACCGTCAGGTGGCGGTTCTGGTTGCTGAGGCGGAAAAAAAATCACAGGTTATTCGCGGTGAGGCAGACGGTAGAGCTGTTAAGATCTTTGCAGATGCTTTTGGTAAGGACGAAGACTTTTTCGAGTTTTACCGTACTATGCAAGCATATAAAAAAGCTTTGGGGCAAGAGGATACATCTATCATCCTTTCACCGGATAGTGACTTTTTGAAGCTTTTTGTTAACTCTGGTAAGAAGAAATAA
- a CDS encoding Do family serine endopeptidase, translating to MSTFLAITIDKRATNPLKTLMLGLMVLLAAMLSVKPVSARPAPESFADLVEKLQPAVVNISTVQTIERSEGKRPELPEGLPFGDFWDQFRDRFEEDNEPRTARSLGSGFIIDPTGIVITNNHVVEEADEITVLLEDGEEYSATVLGRDSLSDVAVLKIEPKEKGQLFPAVKWGDSDVERIGDWVVAIGNPFGLGGTVSAGIVSARNRTINAGDIEFIQTDAPINRGNSGGPLFNMKGEVIGVNTAIFSPTGGNVGIGFSIPSNDAARVTRELKEHGKVRRGWLGVGIQPMTKELAEAMGADITKGAIVTRVEPDSPAAKADIQEGDVIFRWDGKPVDDSTTLSRLVKRTDVDVSVDVQVLRKGKTVTLKVKTGELKIEADASGKSTGKKSDDNMEDSHTLIEGMELAPLNDTIRRKYNIDAEVEGVAVTRVAQRSPAFHDGIRPGAVIVRVNQIAVSSPAEVAKLVEEARAEGRERILVLVYLRGNSAHIPMKLLKEKDQIEE from the coding sequence GTGAGCACCTTTCTAGCAATAACAATCGATAAGCGAGCTACCAATCCCCTAAAGACCCTGATGCTGGGCCTTATGGTTCTGCTTGCTGCCATGTTGTCAGTTAAGCCTGTATCAGCAAGACCCGCGCCTGAGAGCTTTGCTGATCTGGTGGAAAAACTTCAGCCGGCTGTTGTCAATATCTCAACAGTGCAAACAATTGAGCGATCTGAAGGTAAGCGCCCAGAATTGCCAGAAGGTTTGCCATTCGGCGATTTCTGGGATCAGTTCAGAGACCGTTTTGAAGAGGATAATGAGCCGAGGACCGCTCGGTCTCTTGGTTCAGGTTTTATCATTGATCCAACAGGTATTGTGATTACCAACAATCATGTGGTTGAAGAAGCTGATGAAATCACAGTGCTTCTTGAAGACGGTGAAGAGTATAGCGCAACAGTTTTAGGGCGTGATAGCCTCTCAGATGTTGCTGTTCTAAAAATCGAGCCTAAAGAAAAAGGCCAGCTTTTCCCTGCAGTGAAATGGGGCGATTCAGACGTTGAGCGTATCGGCGACTGGGTTGTGGCCATTGGTAACCCATTTGGCCTAGGTGGTACGGTATCCGCAGGTATCGTTTCTGCGCGTAACCGCACAATTAATGCTGGTGATATTGAGTTTATTCAAACAGATGCCCCTATTAACAGGGGTAACTCTGGTGGACCACTCTTTAACATGAAGGGTGAAGTGATCGGTGTTAATACAGCTATCTTTTCGCCTACAGGCGGTAATGTTGGTATTGGGTTCTCTATACCATCGAATGATGCAGCTCGTGTTACACGTGAATTGAAAGAGCACGGCAAGGTTCGTCGTGGGTGGCTCGGTGTTGGCATTCAGCCAATGACCAAAGAACTTGCTGAGGCAATGGGCGCTGATATTACTAAAGGCGCAATTGTTACCCGTGTTGAGCCTGATAGCCCAGCGGCTAAAGCTGACATTCAGGAAGGTGATGTTATCTTCCGCTGGGACGGTAAGCCTGTGGACGATTCAACCACACTTAGTCGTTTGGTTAAGCGCACAGATGTTGATGTCAGTGTTGATGTACAGGTTTTAAGAAAAGGCAAAACTGTCACTCTTAAAGTGAAAACTGGTGAGCTTAAAATTGAAGCAGATGCCAGTGGTAAATCAACAGGCAAGAAATCTGATGATAACATGGAAGATAGCCATACCTTGATTGAAGGCATGGAATTGGCACCGCTTAATGACACAATTCGCCGTAAGTATAATATCGATGCTGAAGTTGAAGGTGTTGCTGTTACTCGTGTGGCCCAGCGTAGTCCTGCGTTTCATGATGGTATCCGTCCTGGTGCCGTGATTGTGCGTGTTAATCAGATTGCGGTTTCCAGTCCGGCTGAGGTTGCTAAATTGGTTGAGGAAGCGCGCGCTGAAGGACGTGAACGGATTCTGGTGCTTGTGTATCTGCGCGGTAATAGTGCGCACATACCGATGAAGCTTCTGAAAGAAAAAGATCAGATCGAAGAATAG
- the serB gene encoding phosphoserine phosphatase SerB — protein sequence MDIALTLVAPSDQNGSLKEAETLVLQKLGSRDAKPTILSEGIAIDYIAEFSSLEEAKHQLIETLNGISGLDWCLQPALNRKKKLLLADMDSTMITVECIDELADFMGLKEKVAAITEAAMRGELNFEAALIERVALLEGLTEAQLAECYAGRINLMDGAKALVRTMRKNGAYTALVSGGFTYFTGKVAEAIGFHMNRANILEMDNGKLTGTVAMPICGANTKLETLKALAAEHKLGKHEIMAVGDGANDIPMIEAAGLGVAYHAKPKTQAAATCSVKYGDLRTLLYYQGYTDAEITE from the coding sequence ATGGACATCGCCCTCACCCTTGTTGCCCCCTCCGATCAAAACGGTTCGCTCAAAGAGGCTGAAACACTAGTGCTTCAAAAACTTGGAAGCCGTGATGCAAAGCCTACTATCTTATCAGAAGGAATAGCTATTGATTACATAGCTGAATTTAGCAGCCTTGAGGAAGCAAAACATCAGCTTATTGAAACCCTTAATGGTATTTCGGGTCTAGATTGGTGTTTACAGCCCGCACTGAACCGCAAAAAAAAGCTGCTTTTAGCAGATATGGATTCTACCATGATCACGGTTGAATGCATTGATGAATTAGCAGACTTTATGGGACTAAAGGAAAAGGTTGCCGCCATTACAGAAGCCGCCATGCGCGGTGAGCTTAATTTTGAAGCAGCCCTTATCGAACGCGTGGCACTGCTTGAAGGCCTAACGGAAGCTCAGCTTGCTGAATGCTATGCAGGCCGCATTAATCTAATGGACGGCGCAAAAGCACTGGTAAGGACAATGCGTAAAAACGGCGCTTATACAGCACTTGTCTCTGGTGGCTTCACCTATTTCACGGGCAAAGTGGCTGAGGCTATTGGTTTTCATATGAACCGCGCCAATATTCTGGAAATGGATAACGGTAAACTTACCGGCACTGTTGCCATGCCCATATGCGGTGCAAATACCAAACTTGAAACATTAAAGGCACTTGCCGCAGAACATAAACTTGGGAAGCATGAAATCATGGCGGTTGGGGATGGTGCGAACGATATTCCAATGATTGAAGCAGCAGGCCTAGGCGTCGCCTACCATGCCAAACCCAAAACACAGGCTGCCGCCACTTGCTCTGTAAAATACGGCGATCTTAGAACTCTACTATATTATCAAGGGTATACCGACGCTGAGATAACAGAATAA
- the miaA gene encoding tRNA (adenosine(37)-N6)-dimethylallyltransferase MiaA — MKQVFLIAGPTASGKSALSLQLAKDINGIIINADSMQVYDGLRIVTACPSEDDEKRVPHRLYRFLDAQETCSAAFWAERAMAEIERAWAKGLTPIVVGGTGMYLKVLVNGIAHIPEIDETVRELVRHECTEKGSEYMHQLLAEHDPVTAERLFPGDSQRICRALEVFRSTGKSLSEWHKNNVPGLLSAANEAGHVAKVVLSPDRKTLYENCDKRFDIMLRAGALDEVRELMQRNLPKSLPAMRALGVPQLMDYLNGINSLDVVTEEAKMQTRRFAKRQLTWFRNQFFDWFCIDAQFSERNLSDIVIKIHKKLLTE, encoded by the coding sequence GTGAAACAGGTCTTTCTTATTGCAGGTCCAACAGCAAGCGGCAAGTCAGCATTATCGCTTCAACTGGCAAAAGATATTAATGGTATAATTATCAATGCAGATAGCATGCAGGTTTACGATGGTCTACGTATTGTAACGGCCTGCCCATCAGAAGATGATGAAAAACGTGTCCCACACAGGTTATATCGTTTTTTAGACGCACAAGAGACATGTTCAGCTGCTTTTTGGGCAGAGAGAGCCATGGCCGAGATTGAGCGTGCGTGGGCAAAGGGCCTTACACCGATCGTGGTTGGTGGCACCGGTATGTATCTTAAGGTATTGGTGAACGGTATTGCCCATATCCCTGAAATTGACGAAACCGTGCGCGAATTGGTTCGCCATGAATGCACTGAAAAAGGGAGTGAGTATATGCACCAATTGCTTGCTGAGCATGACCCGGTTACGGCTGAGCGCCTATTTCCTGGCGATAGTCAGCGGATATGCCGGGCCCTTGAGGTGTTTCGGTCTACAGGGAAATCTCTTTCTGAATGGCATAAAAATAACGTGCCAGGTCTTCTAAGTGCTGCGAACGAAGCGGGCCATGTTGCCAAGGTGGTTCTTAGCCCTGATCGAAAGACACTTTATGAAAACTGTGACAAAAGATTTGATATAATGTTGCGCGCCGGCGCGCTGGATGAGGTGCGCGAATTGATGCAGCGAAATTTACCTAAAAGTTTGCCTGCCATGAGAGCACTTGGGGTGCCGCAACTAATGGATTATCTTAACGGTATCAATAGTCTTGATGTGGTGACAGAAGAAGCAAAGATGCAAACGCGACGTTTTGCGAAGCGGCAACTTACATGGTTTCGGAACCAGTTTTTTGACTGGTTTTGCATTGATGCGCAATTTTCGGAAAGAAATTTATCTGATATAGTAATAAAAATTCACAAAAAACTATTGACTGAGTAA